One Buteo buteo chromosome 5, bButBut1.hap1.1, whole genome shotgun sequence DNA window includes the following coding sequences:
- the TMEM177 gene encoding transmembrane protein 177, whose amino-acid sequence MAVQFLRNASVWLKKRKITLLAVSCMGLFGANLSYHVFPEQTFKLLHECWSEGQPAELSQRLCSVFQDVLQDTDVKSADSYRAFAASGFHPVSAGVPWLPAGSLVGIPPNFDSTAEDKKGIVNHVVVINGKEVDWESSEGVALKEALTFSLKAQKFAIAREVVYLQNGSPLASAAVAPTCLAGTFLCGRGIKLLLGLSPGPVILRGICNLLTAAGGLMCYYVSYDAMTYHLDCKADRKAATISKDYARGGVEFYDKILSRNRIFRGLMGKQGTKMYAPSGNLFPRHWFRIKYTPYTYRRDLIVNILRELQA is encoded by the coding sequence ATGGCAGTACAGTTCCTGCGGAACGCATCTGTGTGGTTAAAGAAGCGCAAGATCACTTTGTTGGCCGTTTCTTGCATGGGACTGTTTGGCGCTAACCTTTCCTATCATGTATTTCCTGAGCAGACATTCAAACTGTTGCATGAGTGCTGGTCAGAGGGGCAGCCAGCTGAGCTTTCACAGAGGCTCTGTAGTGTCTTTCAGGATGTCCTTCAAGATACTGATGTGAAGTCCGCTGACTCCTATCGAGCCTTTGCAGCTTCTGGCTTCCACCCTGTGAGTGCTGGAGTCccctggctgcctgcaggctctTTGGTGGGCATCCCACCTAACTTTGATAGCACAGCTGAGGATAAAAAAGGAATAGTCAACCATGTAGTTGTGATCAATGGCAAGGAAGTAGACTGGGAGAGCAGCGAAGGTGTTGCTTTGAAGGAAGCTCTGACATTTTCACTTAAAGCTCAGAAGTTTGCCATTGCCAGAGAAGTTGTGTATTTGCAGAACGGCAGCCCTTTAGCAAGTGCAGCTGTGGCTCCAACTTGCTTAGCTGGTACATTTCTCTGTGGGAGAGGTATAAAGCTACTTCTGGGTTTATCTCCTGGCCCCGTGATACTTCGAGGCATTTGTAACCTCCTAACTGCTGCTGGTGGACTAATGTGCTATTATGTTTCTTACGACGCTATGACCTATCACCTAGACTGCAAGGCTGACAGAAAGGCAGCTACTATTTCCAAAGACTATGCCAGAGGTGGGGTTGAATTTTATGATAAAATATTGTCTCGCAACAGGATTTTTCGTGGTCTGATGGGCAAACAAGGGACAAAAATGTATGCCCCGAGTGGTAACCTTTTCCCAAGGCACTGGTTCAGAATAAAGTATACCCCATACACTTACCGAAGAGATTTGattgttaatattttaagagaGCTCCAGGCATAG